In a genomic window of Curtobacterium sp. MCBD17_035:
- a CDS encoding Ig-like domain repeat protein yields the protein MFAAATARHRARPKTARRLAVLGVALMLGGVSVGLATTAAQAATTTATTQYAQEAFTGPSIADSGSFMKPTLPGGTNIACLTAGTDTSQTPVPGCATTAVDSSNGALRLTDATGTKVGGVGAKGAVPIAQGLDVTFDSYQYGGNGADGIAFYLAATDPYAPKPPTQTGPTGGSLGYSANHDYGSTASGLPYGYLGLGLDAYGNYKTTTYSGTNCTTGVASNTTNGKANVTVRGPGNGTVGYCYIASSQPSGALTKATVSSRTDADVPVEIVVNTSTATVMSKGMTGANGSSVLPRTAVPAGNWAIVYDSIGATAGPQTLMGTLPNVTTSGATFPASWIDPSTGYPYKLTYGWVGSTGGSYDVHEVNQFTATSLTGAVPQLAATASVSDPSPQRGDSDTYTVTPAVASSGGAEQGLVKVTTRFDAGATPNAAGGSDGTWSCATDPSDSSGQTVACTDSSAAGTQPGTALPAIHIPYTVSGAVGTTATITSTVASTDALTTASAHATATVAHVPTALQVSASPASITAGGATTVTAAVTTTGSPSSTITAATGTVTFTQGGTTVCRAVPVANGTASCSVVESAAGPHVVTATYSGDTTRSGSTGTASVDVALRSSAFTVGASPAQTTRVGVEPTYSATGLPSGATGTVTFLVDGTAACTADASTTTPSCTQPTTLALGDHVVTARYSGDGATAASTATNTATVHVGQAATSSATTVDGHTTATTTYGDVPTFAVTGLPSDAAGTVSFRDASADTGSADAPALCQVTLPDTSCTPTSTLDAGAHRIVATYAGTTDGDYARGTSSVATLTVDRVPAVPMATTVSDPTPTFGDELTLSATGTPAAASGTIAFTDESGAPLCTVHLPATSCTTTALAAGDHTVSASWDGDTDHVGGSSDPVAVHVAKATAAIGVTADGHTSDADTVTYGTSARLTATGLPSGAASDSVIRFATTGGTVLGTATAGRPSIDTDAALTAGRYQVIAHWVGDDDHEAVDSPVVTLVVQRATTAIGATIDGGSTSSVDYGDTAALAVTDLPAGASGTVTWATSDGLALGSADVRDGAAATTVTPSTLHKGSYAITATYTGDTDHVGSTSPAVQLVVAARSSSITASVSDDHPVHGTPVTLTVAGIAPGATGTVTFTDDDHQVLCSVQLPALSCTTSAALGAGTHTVTTTFVPGDDDHAPATATQTLTITVAKAPTAVAVVPGSGGTGAGTGSGSGSGSGPGGGGAGGGSGAGLGTIDTTYGTGVVLTPTGLPAGATGTVTFTDDAGTTLCTVQLGRATSCTTVTDLPTGTHQVTPVYSGDADHDGSTGTPITMHVARAATAVTVHAAASSTTWGDTVTLTIGGLPAHATGTVTLRVDHRVLCTLTLPHTTCSTAGIVPGSDTVAAAYTGDDSYGPSSATTAIVVTAIHTVEPIVVPSKASGSFTATWKPIPGATAYRIVVSASSDLAHAVASRTLGAGATTAVFTGLDPDTTYSYRVEALNPDGVVLGIHDAVARTAVAAVVSVGQLAFTGSDIAVGMVGLGALLLVLAGALLVTANRLRERRPGPMRRSGTV from the coding sequence GTGTTCGCTGCCGCGACCGCGCGCCATCGCGCGCGCCCGAAGACCGCCCGCCGCCTCGCCGTGCTCGGCGTCGCACTCATGCTCGGCGGTGTGTCCGTCGGGCTCGCCACGACCGCGGCGCAGGCGGCGACCACGACGGCGACGACGCAGTACGCGCAGGAGGCGTTCACGGGCCCCTCGATCGCGGACTCGGGTTCCTTCATGAAGCCGACCCTGCCCGGTGGGACGAACATCGCCTGTCTCACGGCGGGGACGGACACGTCGCAGACCCCGGTCCCGGGCTGCGCCACCACGGCCGTCGACAGCAGCAACGGCGCGCTCCGCCTGACGGACGCGACGGGGACGAAGGTCGGCGGCGTGGGAGCCAAGGGCGCCGTCCCGATCGCCCAGGGCCTCGACGTGACGTTCGACTCCTACCAGTACGGCGGCAACGGCGCGGACGGCATCGCGTTCTACCTCGCTGCCACCGACCCCTACGCGCCGAAGCCGCCGACCCAGACCGGTCCGACGGGTGGATCGCTCGGCTACAGCGCGAACCACGACTACGGCTCGACGGCGAGCGGCCTGCCCTACGGGTACCTCGGGCTCGGACTGGACGCGTACGGCAACTACAAGACCACGACGTACAGCGGGACGAACTGCACCACCGGTGTCGCCTCGAACACCACGAACGGCAAGGCGAACGTCACCGTCCGCGGCCCCGGCAACGGGACGGTCGGCTACTGCTACATCGCGAGCTCCCAGCCCTCGGGTGCCCTGACCAAGGCCACGGTGTCCAGCCGGACGGACGCGGACGTGCCCGTCGAGATCGTCGTGAACACCTCGACGGCGACGGTGATGTCGAAGGGGATGACGGGCGCGAACGGCAGCTCGGTCCTGCCGAGGACCGCCGTCCCCGCGGGCAACTGGGCGATCGTGTACGACTCGATCGGCGCCACCGCTGGGCCGCAGACCCTCATGGGCACCCTGCCGAACGTGACCACCTCCGGTGCCACGTTCCCCGCCAGCTGGATCGATCCGTCGACCGGGTACCCGTACAAGCTCACCTACGGGTGGGTCGGGTCGACCGGCGGCTCCTACGACGTCCACGAGGTGAACCAGTTCACCGCGACCTCGCTCACGGGCGCGGTGCCGCAGCTCGCGGCCACGGCGTCCGTGTCGGACCCCTCGCCACAGCGCGGCGACAGCGACACCTACACCGTCACGCCGGCCGTCGCCTCGAGCGGCGGTGCCGAGCAGGGCCTCGTCAAGGTCACCACCCGGTTCGACGCGGGTGCGACGCCGAACGCGGCGGGTGGTTCGGACGGCACCTGGAGCTGCGCGACGGACCCGTCCGACTCCAGCGGTCAGACCGTCGCGTGCACGGACTCCTCGGCCGCCGGCACGCAGCCCGGCACCGCCCTCCCCGCGATCCACATCCCGTACACCGTGAGCGGCGCCGTCGGCACGACCGCCACGATCACCTCGACCGTCGCGTCGACCGACGCCCTCACCACCGCGTCCGCCCACGCGACCGCGACGGTCGCGCACGTCCCGACGGCCCTCCAGGTCTCGGCCTCGCCGGCCTCCATCACGGCCGGGGGTGCCACGACGGTGACGGCCGCCGTCACCACGACCGGCAGCCCGAGCAGCACGATCACGGCCGCGACCGGCACCGTGACGTTCACGCAGGGCGGCACGACCGTGTGCAGGGCGGTCCCCGTCGCGAACGGCACCGCGTCGTGCTCCGTCGTCGAGAGCGCCGCCGGTCCGCACGTCGTGACCGCGACCTACTCGGGCGACACCACACGCTCCGGGTCCACGGGCACGGCGTCCGTCGACGTCGCGCTCCGCTCCTCGGCGTTCACCGTCGGCGCCTCACCGGCTCAGACCACGCGCGTCGGCGTCGAGCCGACCTACAGCGCGACCGGGCTGCCCTCGGGTGCGACCGGAACCGTGACGTTCCTCGTCGACGGCACCGCCGCCTGCACCGCCGACGCGAGTACCACGACGCCCTCGTGCACGCAGCCCACCACGCTGGCGCTCGGCGACCACGTCGTGACCGCGCGGTACTCCGGCGACGGCGCGACCGCCGCCTCCACGGCCACGAACACCGCGACCGTGCACGTCGGCCAGGCAGCCACGAGCTCGGCCACGACCGTCGACGGTCACACCACCGCGACCACGACGTACGGTGACGTCCCCACGTTCGCCGTGACGGGCCTCCCGTCCGACGCCGCGGGCACCGTGTCGTTCCGCGACGCGTCCGCGGACACCGGGTCCGCCGACGCGCCCGCGCTGTGCCAGGTGACGTTGCCCGACACGTCCTGCACGCCGACGAGCACGCTCGACGCCGGTGCGCACCGCATCGTCGCGACCTACGCCGGCACGACCGACGGTGACTACGCCCGCGGCACGTCCTCCGTCGCGACGCTCACGGTCGACCGGGTGCCGGCCGTCCCGATGGCCACCACCGTGAGCGACCCGACCCCGACCTTCGGCGACGAGCTCACCCTGTCGGCGACGGGCACACCCGCTGCAGCCAGCGGCACCATCGCGTTCACCGACGAGAGCGGCGCCCCGCTGTGCACCGTGCACCTGCCCGCGACCTCGTGCACCACGACCGCGCTGGCCGCCGGGGACCACACGGTCAGCGCGAGCTGGGACGGCGACACCGACCACGTGGGCGGTTCGAGCGACCCGGTCGCCGTGCACGTGGCGAAGGCCACCGCCGCCATCGGCGTGACGGCCGACGGCCACACGAGCGACGCCGACACCGTGACCTACGGGACGAGCGCGCGCCTGACCGCCACGGGCCTCCCGAGCGGCGCCGCCAGCGACAGCGTCATCCGGTTCGCGACGACCGGTGGCACCGTGCTCGGCACGGCCACGGCCGGGAGGCCCAGCATCGACACCGACGCCGCCCTCACCGCCGGCAGGTACCAGGTCATCGCGCACTGGGTCGGCGACGACGACCACGAGGCCGTCGACAGCCCGGTCGTGACGCTCGTCGTCCAGCGCGCCACCACGGCGATCGGGGCGACCATCGACGGCGGCAGCACGAGTTCCGTGGACTACGGCGACACGGCCGCGCTCGCCGTGACGGACCTGCCCGCTGGTGCGTCGGGCACCGTCACGTGGGCGACGAGCGACGGGCTGGCGCTCGGCTCGGCGGACGTGCGCGACGGCGCAGCTGCCACCACGGTCACACCGTCGACCCTGCACAAGGGCAGCTACGCGATCACCGCGACGTACACGGGCGACACCGACCACGTCGGCAGCACGAGCCCGGCGGTCCAGCTCGTCGTCGCCGCGAGGTCGAGCAGCATCACCGCGAGCGTCAGCGACGACCATCCCGTCCACGGCACGCCGGTCACCCTGACCGTCGCCGGCATCGCTCCGGGTGCCACCGGGACCGTGACGTTCACCGACGACGACCACCAGGTCCTCTGCTCCGTGCAGCTCCCAGCGCTCTCGTGCACGACCTCGGCCGCGCTGGGCGCCGGGACCCACACGGTGACGACGACGTTCGTCCCGGGCGACGACGACCACGCGCCGGCCACGGCGACGCAGACCCTGACGATCACGGTCGCCAAGGCGCCCACGGCCGTCGCCGTCGTGCCGGGCAGTGGTGGCACGGGCGCCGGGACCGGGAGCGGGAGCGGCAGCGGGAGCGGCCCGGGTGGCGGCGGCGCGGGCGGCGGCAGCGGCGCTGGCCTCGGCACGATCGACACCACCTACGGCACCGGCGTGGTGTTGACCCCGACCGGGCTGCCCGCCGGCGCCACGGGCACGGTCACGTTCACCGACGACGCCGGCACGACCCTCTGCACCGTGCAACTCGGGCGCGCCACGAGCTGCACCACGGTCACCGACCTGCCGACCGGCACACACCAGGTGACGCCCGTCTACTCGGGTGACGCCGATCACGACGGCTCGACCGGCACGCCCATCACCATGCACGTGGCGCGGGCCGCGACCGCGGTCACGGTGCATGCTGCAGCGTCGAGCACCACGTGGGGCGACACGGTCACCCTGACGATCGGTGGCCTGCCCGCGCACGCCACCGGTACGGTCACCCTGCGCGTCGACCACCGGGTGCTCTGCACGCTGACGCTCCCGCACACCACGTGCTCGACCGCGGGCATCGTGCCCGGCTCGGACACGGTCGCGGCGGCGTACACGGGCGACGACTCGTACGGACCCTCGTCGGCCACGACGGCGATCGTCGTGACGGCGATCCACACGGTCGAGCCGATCGTGGTCCCGTCGAAGGCGAGTGGGTCCTTCACGGCCACCTGGAAGCCGATCCCCGGTGCCACGGCCTACCGGATCGTCGTCTCCGCGAGCAGCGACCTCGCCCACGCGGTCGCGTCGCGCACCCTCGGTGCCGGTGCCACGACTGCCGTGTTCACCGGCCTCGACCCCGACACGACGTACTCGTACCGGGTCGAGGCGCTGAACCCCGACGGCGTCGTGCTCGGCATCCACGACGCGGTCGCCCGGACAGCGGTCGCCGCGGTCGTGTCCGTCGGGCAGCTCGCGTTCACCGGGTCGGACATCGCGGTCGGCATGGTCGGCCTCGGCGCGCTGCTCCTCGTGCTCGCCGGCGCCCTGCTCGTCACCGCGAACCGGCTCCGGGAGCGGCGGCCGGGCCCGATGCGGCGGAGCGGGACGGTCTGA
- a CDS encoding LacI family DNA-binding transcriptional regulator, with amino-acid sequence MRPTVRDVAALAGVSPKTVSNVINGGVPVRPDTRQRVEAALAELDYVPNLSARGLRNGRSGTIALALPDLGTSYSAELARAFVELARGHGWAVQIDQTGSDPAREIDLISRARAHLVDGLVLNPVTLGESVVANGRGLPPTVVIGEVEPQDVDQVHVDSFAAGRDVGRLLIATGHRRIVLLGTSDDSFRTASSETRHEGHRAALREAGLPEDPTLSIAVGSWSTSAAAAAMSRFLDQHGSPDAVFCFTDSMALGVLHVLADRGVRVPEDVSVVGFDDIEEASFAVPSLTTVSFDKRAIAEAALTALERRIEDPDAPRIVQVVPHHIVERASVASRRG; translated from the coding sequence ATGCGTCCGACGGTGCGGGACGTGGCCGCCCTCGCCGGGGTGTCGCCAAAGACGGTGTCCAACGTGATCAACGGCGGTGTTCCGGTGCGCCCCGACACCCGGCAACGGGTGGAGGCGGCCCTCGCCGAACTCGACTACGTCCCGAACCTGTCGGCGCGGGGGTTGCGCAACGGCCGGTCCGGCACGATCGCGCTCGCACTGCCCGACCTCGGGACGTCGTACTCGGCCGAGCTCGCCCGTGCGTTCGTCGAGCTGGCGCGCGGGCACGGGTGGGCGGTCCAGATCGATCAGACCGGGTCGGACCCCGCGCGCGAGATCGACCTCATCTCGCGGGCGCGGGCCCACCTGGTCGACGGCCTCGTGCTCAATCCGGTCACCCTCGGCGAGAGCGTCGTGGCGAACGGGCGGGGTCTGCCGCCGACCGTCGTGATCGGCGAGGTGGAGCCGCAGGACGTGGACCAGGTCCACGTGGACAGCTTCGCGGCCGGCCGCGACGTCGGCCGTCTGCTCATCGCCACCGGGCATCGACGGATCGTGCTGCTCGGCACCTCGGACGACTCCTTCCGCACCGCCTCGAGCGAGACCCGACACGAGGGGCACCGCGCGGCGCTCCGCGAGGCCGGCCTGCCCGAGGACCCGACCCTGTCGATCGCCGTCGGATCGTGGTCGACCTCGGCCGCCGCCGCAGCGATGTCCCGGTTCCTCGACCAGCACGGGTCGCCGGACGCCGTGTTCTGCTTCACGGACTCCATGGCGCTCGGTGTGCTCCACGTCCTCGCCGACCGTGGCGTCCGCGTGCCCGAGGACGTCTCGGTGGTCGGGTTCGACGACATCGAGGAGGCCTCGTTCGCGGTGCCGTCGCTGACCACCGTCTCGTTCGACAAGCGCGCGATCGCCGAGGCCGCCCTGACCGCGCTCGAACGCCGGATCGAGGACCCGGACGCGCCGCGGATCGTGCAGGTCGTGCCGCACCACATCGTCGAGCGTGCGAGCGTCGCCTCGCGCCGGGGCTGA